TACCTCCTCCGCATCCTCCCCGCCCACACCGATCTCTTCCGCCTCGCCAACCCGTACCCTCACCGCCGCAATGCCGCAGAGCTGGAGCTGCTCCGATGGGTCCCTTCCCGCGCGGTCTCTGCCGTCGAGGCCGCAGCCTCGGCGAGCAACTCCCTCCCGCGGTTCACCTGCTCGTTGCCGTCCTCTTGGGCCAAGTCCCACGAGAAGATGGAGGACTTCAACTCCACACCCTACATTTCGCCCTACTCGGAGGACGGGGCGGTGCCTGGCACAGACGCAGAGGCTGAGAAGCGTGCGGTGGCTGTGGTTCACGAGCTTCTTTCGCTCACCTTGTGGAAGAAGATTTCGGTTATGAAGCTAGAGCACTTCAGATGGGAGTTTGGGCTGCCAGAAGACACAGCTAGGATGCTGCTCCGGCATTCTTGCCTCTTCTATGTGTCGAATCGGTACAAGATTCACACGGCGGTGCTCCGTGAGGGTTACGAGGGGTCTGAGCTGAGGGTGAAGGATCCAGTGGTGGCAGCAAAGGATAGACTCGGGGAACTGATGCAGGAGGGTCTGCACGAATTTAATCAGCGGCGACGTGCTGTGAatttggagaagaagaggaggaaagGTGAGGTTGATGTGAAGAAGGAAGAAGAGGAGCTCGAAGATGAGGCAGGGGCACTGTTGGATAGTGCGGAGAAGAGGGAGGAAAGACGGAGGTTTTACAAGGTGTTGTTTGGTGATGATAACCGGTGATTGGTGTATGTAAGTCTGATGCCCCTCTATACTTGTTGAACGAATGATGATATCTTGAGATACACTAAAGCAATAAGAGTGACATTGCTATGAAGGGATGACACATCTATCTGCACATGGAAATTGTTTGGGTTGTTGTCTCGCTTGCTGGTCAAAGAGAATTGATTCCCAAAATCGGAGAACTGCAAGAATACCGGCCAGCCAGGCAGTTTGATCTTTTTGTAGATTATAGCATGCCCCTTCAGGATAAAAGCAATCACTTATGGATTCTCCTAAATGACTAAATGGTGGAATTCTGGTGTAAAAGGGGTCCTTATCAAGGAAACCAAACATATGGATGCAATCAAGTAACAATGTGTGTGAGAAAGATCGACAGATCTGCAGAACTTGCAAGTGAAATGCCAATGCAAACTGGTCTTATATCGTCAGAGAGAACAGAAATCATGAGCAGCAAATGCTGCATGCAAGCATGTGCAATTGACTATCTACAAAAGTGAGCACTGCGATTTTGGTGGATCTTTGAGCACAGTTGGAGTTGTAGCCTTCTGCCGGAATATGTTTTGTATAGCAAATATGATCATCCCCAGAAATGGAACTTTGATGAGAATGATTTTAGGTACACACCTTTTTCCCGGTTTTTTAGGAAAATGTTTTGTTATAGTTGAACTTCTGTGTGTTGGCATTTCAGTTATGAGGTTTTATAGATAACAACTTTACAAAAATTCATTCATGTCCTCTCTAGTCATTTTTATCACAAAATTCTTTAGTTAATCATTTAAATTCTACTAGGATGATGCCTTGTCCTTACGTAAGCACTTATTTGCTTATACCAGTTTGGCACTGAGTTGTGGACTACTGGACTAATGACTCATTGCATTTTGAAATGAGTGGTATATTTCTATGTAACAGTCCATGGGCCTGCATAACCAATTAACAGCTTGCTCAACGAGTAGCAAGTTATATACTATATGTTGCCTGCTGATGTTGGGGTATAAGTAGAAGTAAGAAAATTAAACCTAACACAGAAGGATACATAAAAGGAGCTTTAACAACTTGATAACCGAATGTGGCAAGGGTATAAGCCTGCCTTTATGTTTGAAGAACATAGAGAAATGGGGATCAATGGAAAGCTATTGAAGAGAAGTGCCAACCATCACAAGCACCAAATTCTGGGTTTATTCATGGTCTAAAAGCACATCCATCCCTTGTTTTTCTGGTGCTGCCATGCCTTCCGTTATCTTGTTGCTACCTTCCCATCCTGCAAAAGTGATGTAGATCACAGTTTAGTATTTTTAGTCATTAAGGCTTGTGTTGTGAACATGCATGTTTTGTTTTATATTTTGTTTCAGCAAGGAGAGATACCTTTGGACATGTTGAAGCCACGATTTTCCAGCTGCTTGTACTCTTGGCATAGCGCGCAACTCTCACAGCACATGTGAACAAAGCAGTCCATGTAGGGTGATCCTTGGAAGTTGTACTGTGCCCGCATTGAGGAGCGTTTGGTACAAGAATACAACCAGTTGCAGCCTATGGATCCTAGCAAAACATACAGGGTCCCATGCATGCAGCATGCTGGAAACAAGGGGAGTTAGCCAACAAGACGTATGTTTTTATGCTTGATCCCAAGCGCAAATTGTAATTGTAGCACATACATCCTGAGTCTCTGTCCACAACCTCAGCAATGCGACCAAATGTAAAGCAGGGGCACCAACAAGTCAAGCAACCCGCAGCATTAGCCACAAAAGTGAAGCATCAGGATGTAAGTGAAATGCACTCTTATAAACCCCCCAATGTATAAGCCATAAGTACGTGTGAGAAGAGCATGAAAGATAGTTCTCCATACAGGTGCCGCAATCTCCAAAGCAGTCACAAAGCCCAACCGACCACTTCCCTGACATGCTGCTGATTTCTTGGGGTTGTGATCTGTGGAATATGGAAATAGATGGTGTGTAGCTGTGCCTTTGTGAGCAAGAATACCTTGATCCTGTTGGTATTTATAGACTAGAAACAACATGGTATCAGTGCCCATTTGCACAAGTATCTGCTCATAGTAGATTCCAGTGCATCATTTTAGTTGTCTCATGGGCTTTCTGTTTTCTTCTTGCACTTTAATGTTGTATGTTGTGTTTACAGGTTTTGCTGTAAATTAGCGTTTTTAGTCTCATCATGTTCACTTGGCTTGTTCTGTTTGATTGCTCCTTCGGGAAATCTTATGCTCAGTTAGCATCTGGCAGCTATTTGGAGCTTCCAGTTTTGGTTGTAGCATAGACCCCTTTTGTTCTTTTCATCATTCATTACTTGGCAAGTAATAGCTGCTATGATGATTGGAATTCGTGGGCTGACGATGATAGCAATTTGAGGTCCTCACACAATGATTGGAATCCAGTCTCACTATGTTTTCAGTTTCATTAGTCGTGCAACACCTGATTGAAGCTATGGAAAATGTCACTGCAGTCCTCTTTCTGAGGCTTTTTCTGGGAGACTTTTCAATGTAAATTCGAGTTGGATAAGATCTTCTGCTTCCGAGATTTCCTTGATGGAGCCCATACTGTACCCTTAATAAAAGCCCCAAATTTCGGTTGCTGTTTTCGAGTTTCTTAATCGCCTCCAGTTCTGTGCTCGCTTTGGGCTTTGTCCATTTGCATTTGGGGGGCATTATCTGGCTCTGCTATCTGTACTGTACAGATTACATAACCTACAGATAGCTAAGATATTGACCAATTTGCACAGTTATGTGGAGATCATCTGTCATACACCGTGAAGTACCGTTGTTGGTGTGCCAGGGTTTGCTCTTGCAAGTCTTGAACTACAGAATTTGCTGATCTGTCCCAAACTGATTGGCTACAGGACAGGCTATGGCGAAGTCAATGTACAAGGACTACATCATGCATGCATGACATTGACAATATGGTCCATATTCTGGTTTGATTTTTACCTTTTTGCCCTGTGGTTTTATCTTTCCCAGGACAATGTTTCGTGTGGCTGAGCTATCTCTTGTGTGAATTTTTGCCATCTCGACTATGAGCTTCTGCAGATGTCAGAACCTTTTCAACCTTTCTTGCTTGTTCTGTAGCCTTTTCTAAgatatttttttcttcaatcatCTTAAGCTACAAGATATCCAATCTTCAAGTATTATATTTCATATCCAGTTCGGCAGTCAGTACCGAGTCAAGAGATTCATAGCTTTACAAATTGAGCAGTACATTTTAGTTCATATGCCACTAAACTTCAGTATGGTCTACAACCATATAATGCTCGACTGTCGTCAAGACGTCAAGTAACAGATCACATAATATATGTTGCCTGCTGGTGTGAGAAAACATAAATGAAAGTAAGAAATTGAACCAAAATCACAAGGACAGATAAAAGGATATTTAACAACTTGGTTACCAAATGGAGCAAGTCATATAAGCCTGCCTTTATTATCCCTTCGGATGTTGGAGAACATCGCGAAACGaaaattaacagaaaacaggagAGCCAATCATCATATTCATAGCCATCAAATTATGGACATGTTCCAGAAGCACATCGCTTGCTTCACTGGTGCTTTCATGCCTTGCACACACCCCACAAACTTGTTGCTACCTTTCCATCCTGCAAATGTAAATGGTGTAGAGCATGATTTAGTCATGATTATTTCTTATTTGTTAACATTAATACTCATGATTATGCTTTCTTTCAGTAAGACTCAGAGACCTTTGGCCATGTTGAAGCCGCGATTTTCCAGCTCCCTGTACTCTTGGCATAGCGCGCAACTCGGGTAGTGGTGGACGTACCAGTCCATGAAGGGCCATTCTTGCAAGTTATATTGAGACAGCATCGCCGAGCGTTTGGGAAAAGAATACAACCAGTGACAGCATAAGAGCGACAGACAAACATACAGGGTCCCACTCATGCAGCATGCTGAAAACGAGGAGAGTCAGCCGAGAAGATCGATGATTTTTATGCTTCAAACCAAGCACAAATTCTAAGAGAAACACCTACATGTAGAGCCTTTGTCTGCAATCTCAGCAATGCGGCCAAAGGTAACACAGGGGCACCAGCAAGTCAAGCAACCTTCAATGTTAGGAAATAGAATGATACACAGATGAGTACTGCAAAGGGGGTAAATAATCTAGTCCCCCAGTACTTTGCATGCTGCTTTACGAAACCCATGTATAAGAGGCGCAAGAAGAACAAAAAAAGGCTAGCTCTGCATACAGATGTCGAAATCGTCAAGGCAGTCGAAAAGCCCAACTGACCACTCCGCAACCATGGTATTCGTTAGTTTGGTAGATTGTGAATTCGTAATCTATGGAGTTGGGAATAGCGTGGTGTGCACCTGTGCCTTTGTGAGCAACCAATGTTTATATACTAGTAGTAATGGTGCAGTACTAGTTAGAAGATATGAAAAGGTCAATTGATTCAACCGACTCCAGTGCAGAAATTTCTTTCTTGTTTTTATCGGCTTTCTCTTGCAATCTGCACCGGTTGTTGTTCGCTAATGCTGTGTTTACAGGTTTGGCTTTGGATTGGTCTTCCCAAGGACAGCGTGTTCAATTGGCATGTTCTGCTTTGGATCAATCTTTCGGAAATCCTATGCTGAATCAGCATATGTCAGCACTTTGGAGCTTCCAGCTTTGGTGGTAATTTCCATGCCGTATCGTCGTTTTCCTTATGTATGAAATCAGCCTGATAGTAAAATACTGATGATAATCACCATGTCAATCTCGGTCTAAAATGGGGGAACCATGCCTGGTGATAAGCTTGTAAAAGTGTTGGTCGTAACTTCTCCCTGTCCAAGTCTACAGATAGCTAAGTAATTAACGAATATTGCGCAGTTATTATGTGGAGATCCAATATCATATACTGTAAAGTCCCCTTGTGCCAGGGTTTGCTCTTAAAGTTTTGAGATGAGGAATTCGCTGATCTGGCCCGAACTGATTGGCTACAGGACTAGAGGGTACCGTGAAGTCAACGTACAATGACTACACCATGCATGCAACATGGTCCATATTCCGGTTTGATTTCTTTTTGCCCTGTGGTTTATATCTTTCTTGGACAACGTTTCATGTTTCATGCGGCTGAACTACCTCTTGTGTGTGTTTTTTGCCATCTCAATTATGAGCTTCTGTATATGTCCAACCTTTCTCGAAATTTCTTGCTTGTTGTGTAGTTTTTTGTTATCATATTTTTTCTTCAATCATCTTAAGCATACAGGATGCCCCATCTTAGTATTTATTCCTCATGCCAGTTCGGCAGTCAGTATTGAGTCAAGAGATTCATAGCTTTACAGCTTGAGCACTGCATTTTAGTTCACAGGCCACTAACTTCGTACAATCTACAACCATATAATGCTTGTCAAGTGACAGATCACATAATGTATGTTGCCTGCTGTGTTAGGACATAAATGGAAGTACGAAAACTGAATCAAAACCACAGGGACTGATAAAAGGAGATTTAACAACTTGATTGCCAAATGGAGCAAGTCACTAGACCTGCCTTTATTTCCCCTTTGGATATTGTAGAACATCATGATATGAAAATTAACAGAGAACAGGAGAGCTAAGAGCATCATTTTATGGACATGTTCTAGAAACACATCCCTTGCTTCCCAGGTGCTTTCATGCCTTGCACACATCCCACCATCTTGTTGCTACCTTCCCATCCTGCAAATTTAATGATTTAGTCATGATTACTTTGCCTTTGTGAAACGCATGAATTTTCTTGACTATGCATTCTTTCAGTAAGACGCAGCGACCTTTGGCCATGTTGAAGCCACGGTTTTCCAGCTCCTTGTACTCTTGGCATAGCGCGCAACTCTCACAGAAGAAGTGGACACAGCAGTCCATGCAGGGCGATGCTTTCAAGTTGTATtgcgaccgcatcgccgagcgtTTGGTACAAGAATACAACCAGTTGCAGCCTACGCAAGCCAGGCAAACATACAGGGTCCCATTCATGCAGCATGCTGAAAACAAGGAGACTCAGCCACAAAGATGGATGATTTTTATGCTTCGACCCAAGCACGAATTCTAAGCGAAACACCTACATGGGGAGCCTTTGTCCACAATCCCAGCAAGACGACCAAAGGTAACACAGGGGCACCAGAAAGTCAAGCAACCTGCAATGTTTGGAAATGGAATGGAACATAGATGAGTACTTTGCAAGTTTGCATGCTGCTTATGAAACCCATGTACAAGGGGTGCAAGAATAACAGAACAAAAGCCAGGTCTGCATACAGGTGCGGAAATCCCCAAAGCAGTCGAAAAGCCCAACTGACCACTCAGCAACCATGGTGCTAGTAAGTTTGGTAGATTGTGGATCTGTGATCGTTGGAGTATGGGAATAGCAGCGGTGTGCAGCTGTGCCCTTGTGAGCTTTGATGCTACCGATGTTTATATACTAGCAGTAACAGTGCAGTATCAGGTATGACAAAGTCAATTGCTTCAGCAACCAATTCCAGTGCagagttttttttttgttttatgGGGTTTCTCTTGCAATCTGCACCGAATATTGTGCGTTAGTGCCGTGTTTACTGGTTTTGCTTTGAATTGGTCTTCTCAAGGA
This sequence is a window from Aegilops tauschii subsp. strangulata cultivar AL8/78 chromosome 7, Aet v6.0, whole genome shotgun sequence. Protein-coding genes within it:
- the LOC109740875 gene encoding protein WHAT'S THIS FACTOR 1 homolog, chloroplastic, with amino-acid sequence MARWSSPKDPALEAALRRNRRWIVNNQIKRLLLRFPSRSAPVRLLQSRFKTLDLLGRAANWLRKYPSCFELFTGEGPAGSGGELCFGFTKRMAELVDAEEAAVTASEPAMADRLARVLMLARGRRLPVSKLAALRGPLGLPDDYLLRILPAHTDLFRLANPYPHRRNAAELELLRWVPSRAVSAVEAAASASNSLPRFTCSLPSSWAKSHEKMEDFNSTPYISPYSEDGAVPGTDAEAEKRAVAVVHELLSLTLWKKISVMKLEHFRWEFGLPEDTARMLLRHSCLFYVSNRYKIHTAVLREGYEGSELRVKDPVVAAKDRLGELMQEGLHEFNQRRRAVNLEKKRRKGEVDVKKEEEELEDEAGALLDSAEKREERRRFYKVLFGDDNR
- the LOC109740884 gene encoding uncharacterized protein, yielding MVSAEMRATATTTTAEVARRMQAEMKRQSGKKGSDSAIRLLDFLVPLCYLWSSCWDCGQRLPIMLHEWDPVCLPGLRRLQLVVFLYQTLGDAVAIQLESIALHGLLCPLLL